The Ruania alba genome window below encodes:
- the tmk gene encoding dTMP kinase: MTSGLFISFEGGDGAGKSTQLSRLADWIEQATTREVVRTREPGGTAVGQTLREVLLHGQDLGPRTEALLFAADRAHHVDSLIRPALDRGAVVLTDRYLDSSVAYQAGGRTLLPAEVEQLSLWGTEHLLPAVTVLLDLDPVHLPERIKGDPDRLERAGAEFHVRTRQAFLDRASADPQRWLVMDASGPKDQVAAAIRHHVAPLLGVTP; encoded by the coding sequence GTGACATCCGGACTCTTCATCTCCTTCGAGGGAGGCGACGGCGCGGGCAAGTCCACCCAGCTCTCGCGGCTGGCCGACTGGATCGAGCAGGCGACCACACGTGAAGTGGTGCGCACCCGTGAACCAGGAGGGACCGCCGTCGGGCAGACGTTGCGCGAGGTGCTGCTGCACGGGCAGGACCTCGGGCCGCGTACCGAAGCACTGCTGTTCGCGGCGGACCGCGCCCACCACGTGGACTCCCTGATCCGGCCCGCTCTGGACCGTGGTGCCGTCGTCTTGACCGACCGGTACCTCGACTCCTCGGTGGCCTATCAGGCAGGCGGTCGCACCCTGCTGCCGGCGGAGGTGGAGCAGCTCTCGCTCTGGGGTACCGAGCACCTGCTGCCCGCCGTCACCGTACTGCTCGACCTGGACCCGGTGCACCTGCCCGAGCGGATCAAGGGTGACCCGGACCGCCTGGAACGAGCCGGCGCCGAATTCCATGTGCGCACCCGCCAGGCGTTCCTCGATCGAGCGTCAGCCGATCCGCAGCGGTGGCTGGTGATGGACGCCTCTGGGCCGAAGGATCAGGTGGCGGCCGCGATCCGGCACCATGTCGCACCCTTGCTGGGGGTCACCCCGTGA
- a CDS encoding ATP-binding cassette domain-containing protein, which produces MSPTVLAVEASGLTKRYGTTVALDGVDLAVPRGTVHGLLGPNGAGKTTTVRILTTLTRLDEGQASVAGHDVRTDPRLVRRAIGLTGQQTAVDDLLTARQNLTMFGRLFRLDKTSAQRRADELLEQFSLTDAADRAPKKFSGGMRRRLDLAASMILAPQVLFLDEPTTGLDPAGRREVWHAIRQLAAQGTTVLLTTHYLDEADQLCDRISVVDHGRNLVEDTPAGLKRRIGDERLELTVADPADLDQAADLVRRVTDLAPDTDEGGTTLSVPVPDGVRALTEVASEIRAAGLTLADIALRRPTLDEAFLQLTGDQAVLAAPTEETR; this is translated from the coding sequence ATGTCACCAACCGTTCTCGCGGTCGAGGCGTCCGGGCTGACCAAGCGCTACGGCACCACGGTCGCGCTCGACGGCGTCGACCTTGCCGTCCCGCGCGGCACCGTGCACGGGCTGCTCGGGCCCAACGGCGCCGGGAAGACCACCACCGTGCGCATCTTGACCACGCTGACGCGTCTCGACGAAGGTCAGGCCTCCGTCGCCGGCCACGACGTCCGGACCGACCCACGCCTGGTTCGCCGGGCCATCGGCCTGACCGGGCAGCAGACTGCTGTCGACGACCTGCTCACCGCGCGCCAGAACCTGACGATGTTCGGACGCCTGTTCCGCCTCGACAAGACGTCGGCTCAGCGGCGCGCGGACGAACTGCTCGAGCAGTTCAGCCTGACCGATGCCGCCGATCGAGCGCCGAAGAAGTTCTCCGGTGGGATGCGCCGCCGCCTTGATCTGGCGGCCTCGATGATCCTTGCCCCGCAGGTGCTGTTCCTCGACGAGCCGACCACCGGACTGGACCCGGCGGGCCGGCGCGAGGTGTGGCACGCGATCCGCCAGCTGGCGGCACAGGGCACGACCGTGCTGCTGACCACCCACTATCTCGACGAGGCCGACCAGCTGTGCGACCGGATCAGCGTGGTCGACCACGGTCGCAATCTCGTCGAGGACACCCCGGCAGGACTGAAGCGCCGCATCGGTGACGAACGTCTCGAGCTGACGGTGGCCGACCCCGCTGACCTCGATCAGGCGGCGGACCTGGTGCGGCGGGTGACGGATCTCGCGCCCGATACGGACGAGGGCGGCACCACCCTGAGCGTGCCGGTGCCCGACGGCGTCCGTGCACTGACCGAGGTGGCCTCGGAGATCCGCGCAGCCGGCCTCACCCTGGCCGACATTGCGCTCCGCCGCCCGACCCTCGATGAAGCCTTCCTGCAGCTGACCGGCGATCAGGCCGTGCTCGCTGCACCGACGGAGGAGACCCGATGA
- a CDS encoding DNA polymerase III subunit delta', producing the protein MSVWTELVGQDRAVEVLSAATTSATSMTHAWLITGPPGSGRSVAARAFAAALQDPGDADGTGHQVRTALAGTHADVTVFATEKVQISITEARELVSLSQRSPSQGRWRVIIVEDADRMTERTANVLLKAIEEPPPRTVWILCAPSPMDVLVTIRSRCRLVNLRVPAPEAVADLLVRRDGVDPGLALTCARAAQSHIGMARRLATHSDARAYRDTVLAIPTTIRGVGDAVLAAQTLVEDATEQSKLATTERDAAEKAELMRTIGAEEGARIPPALRAQIRQLEEEQKRRSRRALIDLLDRAMLDLLSFYRDVLVTQLRSDVPLVNEAHAERIIAMADHSTPEQSVHRMQAVGLARTRVAAGAAPLLAMEALTIALRPQG; encoded by the coding sequence GTGAGCGTCTGGACCGAGTTGGTGGGCCAGGACCGCGCCGTGGAGGTGCTCTCGGCCGCGACGACGAGCGCCACCTCGATGACGCACGCCTGGCTGATCACGGGGCCACCCGGGTCCGGCCGGTCCGTGGCCGCCCGCGCGTTCGCTGCCGCCCTGCAGGATCCCGGCGACGCCGACGGCACCGGGCACCAGGTGCGCACCGCGCTGGCCGGCACCCATGCCGACGTCACCGTATTCGCCACCGAGAAGGTGCAGATCAGCATCACCGAGGCCCGTGAGCTGGTCAGCCTGTCGCAACGTTCCCCGTCCCAGGGGCGCTGGCGGGTGATCATCGTCGAGGACGCCGACCGGATGACCGAGCGCACCGCGAACGTGCTGCTCAAGGCGATCGAGGAGCCACCGCCGCGCACCGTCTGGATCCTGTGCGCACCGAGCCCGATGGATGTGCTGGTCACGATCCGCTCCCGGTGCCGGTTGGTGAACCTGCGGGTGCCGGCGCCGGAGGCGGTCGCCGATCTGCTGGTGCGCCGCGACGGCGTGGACCCCGGTCTCGCGCTCACCTGCGCCCGTGCCGCGCAGAGTCATATCGGGATGGCGCGGCGGCTGGCCACCCACTCGGACGCCCGCGCCTACCGGGACACCGTGCTGGCAATCCCGACCACTATCCGCGGCGTCGGTGACGCGGTACTCGCTGCCCAGACCCTGGTGGAGGATGCCACCGAGCAGTCCAAACTGGCCACGACCGAGCGTGACGCGGCGGAGAAGGCCGAACTGATGCGCACGATCGGCGCTGAGGAGGGAGCCAGGATCCCGCCGGCACTGCGGGCGCAGATCCGGCAGCTCGAGGAGGAGCAGAAGCGCCGCTCCCGCCGGGCGCTGATCGACCTGCTGGACCGGGCCATGCTCGACCTGCTCTCCTTCTACCGGGATGTCCTCGTGACGCAGCTGCGTAGTGACGTCCCGCTGGTGAACGAGGCACATGCGGAACGCATCATCGCTATGGCCGATCACTCCACCCCCGAGCAGTCGGTGCACCGGATGCAGGCCGTCGGGCTGGCGCGCACCAGGGTTGCCGCCGGCGCTGCCCCGCTGCTCGCCATGGAGGCGCTCACCATCGCACTGCGCCCGCAAGGATGA
- a CDS encoding ABC transporter permease codes for MSTTSVNQPAVTDDTLGSRLRWALKDTWTIVLQEFMHLLRQPSTFAWQLGMPVVMVLMFVYVFGSAMDVTGMGAGVGYIDYAMPGMFAMTIAFGFMNTAFPVAFNKEKGFMDRFRSMPMSSSAVVTGRGVADIVQAAVDLAVIVAIALAIGWRPGGTLGETLAAFALLLWLRFALIFVGIWIGLRVKNTEAAGNLFAIAFPLGFISSVFAPPQMMPGWLGTVAAWNPVSSTASAIRELFHTPGVDLATSTYWIEGQAIGGALIWPAIVMIVFVPLAVRQFQNLSR; via the coding sequence ATGAGCACGACTTCGGTAAACCAGCCCGCCGTGACCGACGACACGCTCGGCAGTCGCCTGCGCTGGGCACTCAAGGACACCTGGACCATCGTGTTGCAGGAGTTCATGCACCTGCTACGCCAGCCTTCCACGTTCGCCTGGCAGCTCGGCATGCCGGTGGTCATGGTGCTGATGTTCGTCTACGTCTTCGGCAGCGCGATGGACGTCACGGGGATGGGCGCCGGGGTGGGGTACATCGACTACGCCATGCCGGGCATGTTCGCGATGACGATCGCCTTCGGTTTCATGAACACCGCCTTCCCGGTGGCGTTCAACAAGGAGAAGGGCTTCATGGACCGGTTCCGGTCCATGCCGATGTCCTCCTCAGCCGTGGTGACCGGACGGGGCGTGGCCGACATCGTCCAGGCGGCCGTCGATCTCGCCGTGATCGTGGCCATTGCCCTGGCGATCGGCTGGCGCCCTGGCGGCACGCTCGGCGAGACCCTCGCGGCCTTCGCCCTGCTGCTCTGGCTGCGGTTCGCGCTGATCTTCGTCGGGATCTGGATCGGACTCCGGGTGAAGAACACCGAGGCGGCCGGCAACCTGTTCGCGATCGCGTTCCCGCTGGGGTTCATCTCCTCGGTCTTCGCCCCGCCGCAGATGATGCCCGGCTGGCTGGGGACCGTCGCCGCGTGGAACCCGGTGTCGTCGACCGCCTCGGCCATCCGGGAGCTGTTCCACACCCCGGGTGTCGACCTCGCGACGAGCACCTACTGGATCGAGGGACAGGCCATCGGCGGGGCTCTCATCTGGCCGGCGATCGTGATGATCGTCTTCGTGCCCTTGGCGGTGCGGCAGTTCCAGAACCTGAGCCGCTAG
- a CDS encoding TetR/AcrR family transcriptional regulator — protein MASTSPETARNEAHAQLVRALELLWHGHTPAGRGPKPGLTVAAIVEAAIEVADADGVEALSMRRIARELGVGTMTLYRYVPDKRVLLALVLDRVLAPVGTAPRGSRTWRATLESDARAGRALHLRHPWLLQVNMTRPTLGPGSVAGLEQTMAGLTDLPMSDKEKINVIVALDGYVTGAVREQIYYERVTEESGLDDEAFWGAQLPFMEAAMASGNYPVMASLGMDSFDGTWEETFDLGLNCFLDGLERQVESS, from the coding sequence ATGGCATCGACCTCACCTGAGACAGCCCGGAACGAGGCGCACGCTCAACTTGTTCGTGCGCTGGAACTGCTCTGGCACGGGCATACGCCCGCGGGGCGGGGGCCGAAGCCCGGACTCACCGTGGCGGCGATCGTCGAGGCTGCTATTGAGGTGGCCGACGCGGACGGAGTCGAGGCACTGTCGATGCGACGCATCGCGCGCGAGCTGGGCGTGGGCACGATGACGCTCTACCGCTATGTGCCGGACAAACGCGTGTTGCTCGCCCTGGTCCTGGACCGCGTGCTGGCGCCGGTCGGAACTGCGCCGCGAGGTTCGCGTACCTGGCGCGCCACCCTGGAGTCCGATGCGCGTGCAGGGCGGGCACTCCATCTGCGTCACCCGTGGCTGCTCCAGGTCAATATGACCAGACCTACGCTCGGCCCGGGCAGTGTGGCCGGGCTCGAGCAGACGATGGCGGGACTGACGGACTTGCCCATGAGTGACAAGGAGAAGATCAACGTCATCGTTGCGCTCGACGGCTACGTCACCGGCGCTGTGCGAGAGCAGATCTACTACGAACGCGTCACCGAGGAGTCCGGTCTCGACGACGAGGCCTTCTGGGGAGCGCAGTTGCCGTTCATGGAGGCGGCCATGGCGTCCGGGAACTACCCAGTGATGGCCTCGCTCGGTATGGACAGTTTCGACGGCACCTGGGAGGAGACCTTCGATCTGGGCCTGAACTGCTTCCTCGACGGCCTGGAACGGCAGGTCGAGTCGTCCTGA
- a CDS encoding Gfo/Idh/MocA family protein, translating into MTIHDLTYGPDPADAPPLRWGILAAGGIAAKFAQDVPAHSSGSVVAVGSRSLERAQAFAEKHQIPTAYGNYADLVADEQVEAVYVASPHSEHLEHAMLAIEAGKPVLVEKSLTRNAVEARELFEAAKARGVFVMEAMWSRLLPHMVALREIIASGEIGEVHMVTAEHGQWLNHVGDDHRLKNPDLAGGAMLDLGVYPVSFAYAVLGAPDQISAIGTTTATGVDESDVITLRYGNRALALLGASLKGGTRNAATVTGTQGRVEIEPTFFAPTTLTVRPQGGEPRTLTPPVGGGFEYQAAEVARCVAAGRTESEVHSWADTIAVMEMMDEARRQFGVVLPGE; encoded by the coding sequence ATGACGATCCACGACCTCACCTACGGACCAGACCCCGCCGACGCGCCGCCACTGCGCTGGGGGATCCTTGCCGCCGGCGGGATCGCCGCGAAGTTCGCCCAGGACGTCCCCGCGCACTCCTCCGGCTCGGTCGTGGCCGTGGGATCGCGGAGCCTGGAGAGGGCGCAAGCCTTCGCCGAGAAGCACCAGATCCCGACGGCGTACGGCAACTATGCGGACCTCGTCGCCGACGAACAGGTCGAGGCGGTCTACGTGGCCTCCCCGCACTCGGAGCACCTCGAGCACGCCATGCTCGCCATCGAGGCCGGGAAGCCGGTGCTGGTGGAGAAGTCATTGACACGGAATGCCGTGGAGGCCCGGGAACTCTTCGAGGCAGCGAAGGCCCGTGGGGTGTTCGTGATGGAGGCCATGTGGAGCCGGCTCCTCCCTCACATGGTGGCGCTGCGCGAGATCATCGCCTCCGGGGAGATCGGCGAGGTGCACATGGTCACCGCAGAGCATGGCCAGTGGCTGAACCACGTAGGTGACGACCACCGGCTGAAGAACCCGGACCTTGCCGGCGGCGCCATGCTCGACCTCGGCGTCTACCCCGTCTCCTTCGCCTACGCTGTGCTCGGCGCCCCGGACCAGATCAGCGCGATCGGCACGACGACTGCCACCGGTGTGGACGAGAGCGACGTCATCACGCTGCGGTATGGCAATCGGGCGCTTGCCCTGCTGGGCGCGAGCCTCAAGGGCGGGACCCGGAACGCCGCCACGGTCACCGGCACCCAGGGCAGGGTGGAGATCGAGCCGACGTTCTTCGCCCCCACCACCCTCACGGTGCGGCCGCAGGGCGGCGAACCGCGGACCCTCACCCCACCGGTGGGCGGCGGCTTCGAGTACCAGGCCGCCGAGGTGGCACGCTGTGTGGCCGCCGGTCGCACGGAGTCCGAGGTGCACTCCTGGGCGGACACGATCGCCGTCATGGAGATGATGGACGAGGCGCGCCGTCAGTTCGGTGTGGTGCTCCCGGGGGAGTGA
- a CDS encoding NAD(P)/FAD-dependent oxidoreductase yields MSLVLIGAGLAAATAVTQLREAGDSRPVTIVGDEGELPYERPGLSKGVLLGAEPMDSVFVHDAAWYAEHDVRMILDDAAVTLDIAAGTVGLTSGDVLDYDDVILATGATARRPPIPGVDLPGVHTLRRIPDSRALRQSWGPGRSVVVVGGGWIGLETAAAARLAGADVTVLEAGDVPLHAALGPTLGEHFAALHRSHGVDVRTGVLVTAIEGDGAVSAVRVGEETIPADVVVLGVGAAPNVALAEHAGLAVDDGIVVDDQLRAAPHVYAIGDVATTEHASGGRIRVEHWDNAIRQGRLAAQVLRGEDAHYDWSPYFFTDQYDLGMEYVGRSAPEDEVTFRGDPASGEFLAFWTREDVLTAAMNVNIWDVSDDLRSLLGRTIAPDRLADPGVGLTEL; encoded by the coding sequence ATGTCACTGGTGCTGATCGGCGCAGGCCTGGCCGCTGCCACGGCAGTGACGCAGCTGCGGGAGGCCGGCGACTCCCGGCCGGTCACCATCGTCGGTGACGAGGGTGAGCTGCCCTACGAACGGCCCGGTCTGTCGAAAGGAGTCCTTCTCGGTGCCGAGCCGATGGACTCCGTCTTCGTCCACGACGCTGCATGGTATGCCGAGCACGACGTGCGCATGATCCTTGACGACGCCGCTGTCACGCTCGACATCGCCGCCGGCACGGTGGGCCTCACCTCGGGGGACGTGCTCGACTACGACGACGTTATCCTCGCCACCGGGGCGACAGCGCGCCGGCCCCCGATCCCGGGTGTCGATCTGCCGGGTGTGCATACGCTGCGCCGCATCCCCGACTCGCGCGCGCTCCGCCAGTCCTGGGGACCGGGCCGTTCCGTGGTGGTCGTCGGGGGTGGCTGGATCGGCCTTGAGACCGCGGCGGCGGCCCGCCTCGCCGGTGCGGACGTCACCGTGCTCGAGGCTGGGGACGTGCCGCTCCATGCCGCCCTCGGGCCCACGCTCGGTGAGCATTTCGCCGCGCTGCACCGCAGCCACGGCGTCGACGTCCGCACCGGCGTCTTGGTCACGGCGATCGAGGGGGACGGCGCCGTCAGCGCCGTCCGGGTGGGGGAGGAGACCATCCCAGCGGACGTCGTCGTGCTCGGTGTGGGTGCCGCGCCCAACGTGGCGCTGGCGGAGCACGCCGGCCTCGCCGTCGACGACGGCATCGTGGTGGACGACCAGCTCCGTGCGGCGCCCCACGTGTACGCCATCGGCGACGTCGCCACCACCGAGCATGCCTCGGGCGGACGGATCCGGGTGGAGCACTGGGACAACGCGATCCGCCAGGGCCGGCTGGCCGCCCAGGTGCTGCGCGGTGAGGACGCCCACTACGATTGGTCCCCGTACTTCTTCACTGACCAGTACGACCTCGGGATGGAGTACGTGGGCCGCAGCGCCCCCGAAGACGAGGTGACCTTCCGCGGCGATCCGGCCTCCGGGGAGTTTCTCGCGTTCTGGACCCGTGAGGATGTGCTGACGGCTGCGATGAACGTCAACATCTGGGACGTCTCGGACGACCTGCGCTCGCTGCTCGGCCGCACCATCGCCCCGGACCGGCTCGCCGACCCGGGCGTCGGCCTCACCGAGCTCTGA
- a CDS encoding alpha/beta hydrolase, giving the protein MVSRPARAWSAVLAAASLTVLTACATSAPMVQPTGNTAAVPDGLEEYYAQEVSWSECGDNFDCAEVSVPMDYDDPDGETISLALKVHRAVDTAQAALFVNPGGPGGSGIEMVENVSTYFGSEVLRQFDVVGFDPRGVGESTAVRCYDSAELEEYFTLEFDLETDQGWTDYVDALTEYGEACEQNTGELIGHVDTVSATRDLDVLRAVLGQSTLTYLGFSYGTFLGAHYAELFPDSVGRLVLDGAVDPSLSYQEITAGQIEGFEVAYRSYLEDCLTGDDCPFSGSVDDAVQQTIDMMDQLADTPVESGEPDRPVTDSDLMNAIIVALYSASSWPTLTSAITALNDGDGSQVRFLSDFAMEREDDGTYPADQGAFRAIDCLDYPVQLDREASMANAEANTENSELFGESLSYGEVGCATMPVSSDAEREEIHAPGTPPIVVIGTTRDPATPYEWAESLADQLESGVFIGYDGDGHTAYGAGSTCVDDAVEAFLLDGVVPEDGLAC; this is encoded by the coding sequence GTGGTCTCCCGTCCTGCGCGTGCCTGGTCCGCCGTACTCGCTGCCGCCTCCTTGACTGTGCTGACCGCGTGCGCGACGTCGGCTCCGATGGTGCAGCCCACCGGCAACACCGCCGCGGTTCCGGACGGCCTCGAGGAGTACTACGCCCAGGAGGTGTCCTGGTCCGAGTGTGGGGACAACTTCGACTGTGCCGAGGTGTCGGTGCCGATGGACTACGACGATCCTGACGGCGAGACGATCTCCCTCGCGCTGAAAGTGCACCGGGCCGTCGACACCGCTCAGGCGGCGTTGTTCGTGAACCCCGGTGGGCCCGGTGGGTCCGGGATCGAGATGGTTGAGAACGTCAGCACGTACTTCGGCTCGGAGGTGCTCCGCCAGTTCGACGTGGTCGGGTTCGATCCTCGCGGTGTGGGCGAGTCCACCGCCGTGCGGTGCTACGACAGTGCCGAGCTGGAGGAGTACTTCACCCTCGAGTTCGACCTCGAGACCGATCAAGGATGGACCGACTACGTCGACGCCCTGACCGAGTACGGCGAGGCGTGCGAGCAGAACACCGGGGAGCTCATCGGCCACGTGGACACCGTCAGCGCCACTCGCGACCTCGACGTGCTCCGTGCCGTGCTCGGGCAGTCCACACTCACCTACCTCGGCTTCTCCTACGGCACCTTCCTCGGGGCGCACTACGCCGAACTCTTCCCGGACTCCGTCGGGCGCCTCGTGCTCGACGGCGCGGTGGACCCGTCGCTGTCCTACCAGGAGATCACCGCCGGACAGATCGAAGGGTTCGAGGTGGCCTACCGGTCCTACCTGGAGGACTGCCTCACCGGCGATGACTGTCCGTTCTCCGGGAGCGTGGACGACGCCGTCCAGCAGACCATCGACATGATGGACCAGCTCGCCGACACCCCGGTGGAGAGCGGCGAACCGGACCGACCAGTCACCGACTCGGACCTGATGAACGCCATCATCGTCGCGCTGTACAGCGCGAGCTCCTGGCCGACTCTCACCAGCGCGATCACGGCCCTGAACGACGGGGACGGCTCGCAGGTGCGGTTCCTCTCGGACTTCGCGATGGAGCGGGAGGACGATGGCACCTACCCGGCAGACCAGGGCGCGTTCCGCGCCATCGACTGCCTCGACTACCCGGTGCAGCTGGACCGCGAGGCGAGTATGGCCAACGCCGAGGCGAACACCGAGAACTCGGAGCTGTTCGGAGAATCCCTCAGCTACGGAGAGGTCGGGTGCGCCACGATGCCGGTGTCCTCGGATGCGGAGCGGGAGGAGATCCACGCCCCCGGCACTCCGCCGATCGTCGTGATCGGCACCACCCGGGATCCGGCCACCCCGTACGAGTGGGCGGAGTCCCTGGCGGACCAGCTCGAGTCCGGCGTCTTCATCGGCTACGACGGAGATGGGCACACCGCGTACGGTGCCGGCAGCACGTGCGTCGATGACGCCGTCGAAGCCTTCCTGCTGGACGGTGTGGTACCCGAGGACGGCCTGGCCTGCTGA
- a CDS encoding phosphoketolase family protein: MSTTLGTDEVTLRQVDRWWRAANYLSLGQIYLLDNPLMRQPLAPEHIKPRLLGHWGTTPGLNFLYAHLNRVIRQRRQSTLYIAGPGHGGPGMVANAYLEGTYSEVYSHITDDEDGLRRLMRRFSFPGGIPSHAAPETPGSIHEGGELGYALSHAYGAAFDNPDLLVAAVIGDGEAETGPLATSWHSTAFLNPRTDGTVLPILHLNGYKIANPTVLARIPEEQLTALLRGYGHTPYLFTGGFDDEDPLSIHARFARMLDEVLDHIAEIRAGAAQGSSERPAWPMIVLRTPKGWTCPATIDGEMTENSWRAHQVPLSSPREDPAHLQLLQEWLSSYRPEEQFDDDGQLSKEVASLAPDGELRMSSTPHANGGLLLRDLVLPEVADHGLAVPEPGATQGAATATLGDYLREVIRLNPETFRLFGPDEVASNRLQAVYETTGKQWNAEYLGPEVDDHLVRAGRVMEMLSEHQCQGWLEGYLLTGRHGVFTSYEAFVHIVDSMFNQHAKWLETTNRISWRRPIASLNYLLSSHVWRQDHNGFTHQDPGVLDVVMNKKAELVRVYLPPDANTLLCTYDHCLRSRQLVNVVVAGKQPGPQYLPLEEAQAHCARGLGIWEWAGTEEAGAGPDVVLACAGDVPTLETLAAADLLRRHLPNLRVRVVNVVDLMRLQDAAEHPHGLTDRSFDQVFTTDAPVIFAFHGYPWLIHRLTYRRTGHPHIHVRGYKEEGTTTTPFDMVMLNDLDRYHLVMDVIDRVPSLGARAAGLRQQMADARLRARAYTREHGEDIPEVAEWVWPGAGSPRSERHP; encoded by the coding sequence ATGAGTACGACCCTAGGAACGGATGAGGTCACGCTGCGCCAGGTGGACCGGTGGTGGCGGGCAGCGAACTACCTCTCCCTCGGCCAGATCTACCTGCTCGACAACCCGCTGATGCGCCAGCCACTGGCGCCGGAGCACATCAAGCCACGACTGCTGGGCCACTGGGGCACCACCCCGGGACTGAACTTCCTGTACGCGCACCTGAACCGGGTGATCAGGCAGCGCCGGCAGTCCACGTTGTACATCGCCGGTCCGGGGCACGGCGGTCCGGGCATGGTGGCCAACGCCTATCTCGAGGGCACCTACTCCGAGGTCTACTCCCACATCACCGACGACGAGGACGGACTGCGCCGCCTGATGCGCCGGTTCTCCTTCCCCGGCGGGATCCCGAGCCATGCGGCCCCGGAGACCCCGGGCTCGATCCACGAGGGCGGCGAGCTCGGCTATGCCCTCTCGCACGCCTATGGCGCTGCCTTCGACAACCCGGACCTGCTGGTCGCCGCGGTGATCGGGGACGGAGAGGCCGAGACCGGCCCCCTCGCGACCAGTTGGCACTCCACCGCTTTCCTCAACCCCCGTACCGACGGCACGGTGCTGCCGATCCTGCACCTCAACGGCTACAAGATCGCCAACCCGACCGTGCTGGCCCGCATCCCAGAGGAACAACTGACGGCCCTGCTGCGCGGCTACGGGCACACGCCCTACCTGTTCACCGGTGGGTTCGACGACGAGGATCCGTTGAGCATCCACGCCCGATTCGCGCGGATGCTGGACGAGGTCCTCGACCACATCGCCGAGATCAGGGCTGGTGCCGCACAGGGGTCATCCGAGCGGCCGGCGTGGCCGATGATCGTGCTGCGTACCCCGAAGGGGTGGACCTGCCCGGCCACGATCGACGGGGAGATGACCGAAAACTCCTGGCGTGCGCACCAGGTGCCGCTCAGCTCGCCACGGGAGGACCCCGCGCACCTGCAGCTGCTCCAGGAGTGGCTGAGCTCCTACCGGCCCGAGGAACAGTTCGACGACGACGGGCAGCTGAGCAAGGAGGTCGCCTCCCTGGCCCCGGACGGGGAGCTGCGCATGAGCAGCACACCGCACGCCAACGGCGGACTGCTGCTGCGGGATCTGGTGCTGCCCGAAGTCGCCGATCACGGGCTGGCGGTTCCCGAGCCGGGGGCGACGCAGGGGGCCGCGACCGCGACGCTCGGGGACTACCTGCGGGAGGTGATCCGGCTCAACCCGGAGACCTTCCGGCTCTTCGGTCCCGACGAGGTGGCCTCCAACCGGCTGCAGGCGGTGTACGAGACCACCGGCAAGCAGTGGAACGCCGAGTATCTGGGCCCGGAGGTGGACGATCATCTCGTCCGCGCCGGGCGGGTGATGGAGATGTTGTCGGAGCACCAGTGCCAGGGGTGGCTCGAGGGCTATCTGCTCACCGGGCGGCACGGCGTGTTCACCAGCTACGAGGCGTTCGTGCACATCGTGGACTCGATGTTCAACCAGCACGCCAAGTGGCTGGAGACCACGAACCGGATCTCCTGGCGGCGTCCGATCGCGAGCCTGAACTATCTGCTCTCGAGCCATGTATGGCGGCAGGATCACAACGGCTTCACCCATCAGGACCCCGGGGTCCTCGACGTGGTGATGAACAAGAAGGCCGAGCTGGTGCGGGTCTACCTGCCGCCGGATGCGAACACCCTGCTGTGCACCTACGACCACTGCCTGCGCTCTCGGCAACTGGTGAACGTCGTCGTGGCGGGCAAGCAGCCCGGGCCGCAGTACCTCCCGTTGGAGGAGGCGCAGGCGCACTGTGCGCGCGGGCTCGGCATCTGGGAGTGGGCAGGCACCGAGGAGGCCGGAGCCGGACCGGACGTGGTGCTCGCCTGCGCCGGGGACGTGCCGACACTGGAGACGCTCGCCGCTGCCGACCTCCTGCGCCGTCACCTGCCGAACCTTCGGGTGCGCGTGGTGAACGTGGTGGATCTGATGCGACTGCAGGACGCAGCCGAGCACCCGCACGGCCTGACCGACCGCAGTTTCGACCAGGTGTTCACCACTGATGCGCCGGTGATCTTCGCCTTCCACGGCTATCCGTGGCTGATCCACCGCCTCACTTACCGCCGCACCGGTCACCCCCACATCCACGTGCGCGGCTACAAGGAGGAGGGAACGACCACCACGCCCTTCGACATGGTGATGCTCAACGATCTCGACCGGTACCACCTGGTGATGGACGTGATCGACCGGGTGCCCTCGCTCGGTGCGCGAGCGGCCGGACTGCGCCAGCAGATGGCCGATGCCCGGTTACGCGCCAGGGCGTACACGCGCGAGCACGGCGAGGACATCCCGGAGGTGGCCGAGTGGGTCTGGCCCGGCGCAGGATCTCCTCGGAGTGAACGTCACCCGTAG